A single Argentina anserina chromosome 7, drPotAnse1.1, whole genome shotgun sequence DNA region contains:
- the LOC126801721 gene encoding conserved oligomeric Golgi complex subunit 7: MMLDLGPFSDENFDRKKWVNSACQSRHPQDSVDKHLADLEMKIQMVSEEIGASLEEQSASSLLRVPRATREVIRLRDDAVSLRSAVSSILDKLKKAEGLSAESIMALAKYDIVKQRMEAAYETLQDAAGLTQLSSTVEDVFASGDLPRAAETLANMRHCLSAVGEVAEFANVRKQLEVLEDRLDSMVQPRLTDAISNRKVDVARDLRGILIRIGRFKSMELHYTKVHLKPIKQLWEDFELKQPPSNKLATDKTSNEFQSAASGILFSTWLPNFYDELLLYLEQEWKWCMVAFPEDYKSLVPKLLVETMVAVGASFVSRVNLATGDVVPETKSLGKGILDILSGDMPKGIKIQTKHLEALIELHNMTQTFARNIQHLFSESDLRVLMDTLKSVYLPYESFKQRYGQMERAILSAEIAGVDLRGAVTRGVGAQGIELSETVRRMEESIPQVIVLLEAAVERCISFTGGSEADELIIAVDDIMLLYISTLQETLKSLRVVCGVDHAGDGVGQSSRRTDSISNEEEWSIVQGALQILTVADCLTSRSSVFEASLRATLARLSTALSFSVFGSSADQNLSHATSDDGNGEPSLGGRAALDVAAVRLIDVPEKARKLFNLLNQSKDPRFHALPLASQRVAAFVDTVNELVYDVLISKVRQRLSDVSRLPIWSSVEEQSAYHLPTFSAYPQSYVTNVGEYLLTLPQQLEPLSEGIANSDANNEEAQFFATEWMFKVAEGATALYMEQLRGIQYITDRGAQQLSVDIEYLSNVLSALSMPMPPVLSTFHTCLSTPRDQLRDLIKSDSGNQLDLPTANLICKMRRVVID, translated from the exons ATGATGCTGGATCTCGGCCCGTTCTCCGACGAGAATTTCGACCGGAAGAAGTGGGTGAACTCGGCGTGCCAGAGTCGCCACCCGCAGGACTCCGTCGACAAGCACCTCGCGGATCTGGAGATGAAAATCCAGATGGTCTCGGAGGAGATCGGCGCGTCGCTCGAGGAGCAGAGCGCCTCCTCCCTCCTCCGCGTGCCACGCGCCACCCGCGAAGTCATCCGCCTCCGCGACGACGCCGTCTCTCTCCGCTCCGCCGTGTCCTCGATCCTCGACAAGCTCAAGAAG GCTGAGGGATTATCAGCCGAGTCTATAATGGCGCTGGCGAAGTATGATATTGTGAAGCAGAGAATGGAAGCTGCATACGAAACATTGCAG GATGCTGCTGGATTAACTCAACTGAGCTCGACGGTGGAGGACGTTTTCGCCAGCGGTGATCTTCCTCGCGCTGCCGAGACCCTAGCCAACATGAGGCATTGCCTGTCAGCTGTTGGTGAG GTTGCCGAGTTTGCTAATGTGAGGAAGCAACTTGAGGTGTTGGAGGACAGGCTTGATTCGATGGTGCAACCACGTCTCACAGACGCAATATCCAATCGCAAG GTTGACGTCGCCCGAGATTTACGGGGTATTCTTATTCGGATTGGGAGGTTCAAGTCAATGGAGCTACATTATACAAAAGTTCACCTCAAACCAATAAAGCAGCTCTGGGAAGATTTTGAGTTAAAACAACCGCCATCTAATAAGCTTGCTACTGACAAGACTAGTAATGAGTTTCAGTCAGCTGCTTCGGGCATTCTATTTTCCACTTGGCTCCCAAATTTCTATGATGAATTGCTGCTATATCTAGAGCAAGAATGGAAGTG GTGCATGGTTGCCTTTCCCGAGGATTATAAATCCCTCGTCCCGAAGCTGCTAGTTGAGACGATGGTAGCTGTAGGGGCTAGTTTTGTTTCACGCGTCAACTTAGCAACGGGTGATGTTGTTCCTGAAACAAAATCATTGGGGAAAG GGATATTAGATATTCTCTCTGGTGATATGCCCAAGGGTATCAAGATCCAGACAAAGCATCTGGAGGCTCTGATTGAGTTGCACAATATGACCCAGACCTTTGCAAGGAACATTCAGCACTTGTTTTCAGAATCTGATCTTCGTGTTTTGATGGATACGCTAAAGTCGGTGTATTTGCCCTATGAATCATTTAAGCAGAG GTATGGGCAGATGGAGCGTGCTATACTGTCTGCTGAGATTGCTGGAGTGGATCTAAGAGGAGCTGTTACTCGTGGCGTGGGAGCTCAGGGAATTGAACTTAGTGAAACGGTTCGCAGAATGGAGGAATCCATTCCACAAGTTATTGTACTTCTTGAAGCAGCCGTTGAGAGATGCATTAGTTTTACTGGAGGTTCGGAAGCAGATGAGCTCATTATTGCAGTTGATGACATAATGTTGCTTTATATCTCCACCTTGCAAGAAACCCTGAAATCCTTACGAGTTGTCTGTGGAGTGGATCATGCTGGTGATGGTGTTGGCCAAAGTTCACGGAGGACTGACTCGATTTCAAATGAGGAGGAGTGGTCCATTGTGCAAGGTGCTTTGCAAATCCTTACCGTTGCAGATTGTCTAACTAGCAGGTCCTCAGTTTTTGAAGCTTCCCTAAGAGCCACTTTGGCTAGGTTGAGCACAGCTCTTTCGTTTTCAGTATTTGGTTCAAGTGCAGACCAAAATCTGTCACATGCTACTAGTGATGATGGAAATGGGGAACCATCTTTGGGAGGAAGAGCTGCCTTGGATGTGGCAGCTGTTCGGCTTATTGATGTTCCCGAGAAGGCTCGAAAACTCTTCAACCTTTTAAATCAG TCTAAAGATCCACGGTTTCATGCACTTCCACTTGCATCTCAGAGAGTTGCAGCATTTGTTGATACCGTTAATGAACTTGTATATGATGTTCTCATTTCTAAAGTAAGGCAACGCCTCAGTGATGTTTCTAGATTGCCAATATGGTCATCAGTTGAAGAACAGAGTGCTTACCATCTCCCAACCTTCAGTGCTTACCCTCAGTCCTACGTGACGAATGTTGGTGAATATCTTCTTACATTACCCCAGCAGCTGGAGCCACTGTCAGAGGGCATTGCAAATAGTGACGCCAACAATGAGGAAGCCCAGTTTTTCGCAACAGAATGGATGTTCAAG GTCGCAGAGGGTGCCACTGCTCTTTACATGGAGCAGCTGCGGGGAATTCAGTACATCACAGACCGGGGAGCACAACAGTTATCTGTTGACATAGAGTATCTAAGCAATGTACTTTCAGCTCTGTCAATGCCAATGCCTCCTGTCCTATCCACATTCCATACCTGTCTTTCCACCCCAAGAGATCAGCTGAGAGATCTTATCAAATCAGATTCGGGAAATCAGCTTGATCTTCCTACTGCAAACCTTATTTGTAAGATGCGGCGTGTGGTTATAGATTAG
- the LOC126802407 gene encoding peroxisomal membrane protein 11B: MNDSVDKLVIFLAKRDGIDKLVKTFQYVSKLVHWHVESTNPKMAERFKLWEVSSGLSRKAFRTGRFLTGFNAMRRSPGSTPTLRFLAILANAGEMVYFFFDHFLWLSKIGTLDPILARRMSFISAFGESFGYIFFIVSDFIALKEGLVEERKVMSSEDKSIEKKNESIRKIRSDRVMRLMAVAANVADLLIALADIEPNPFCNHTVTLGISGLVSAWSGWYRNWPS, from the coding sequence ATGAATGACTCAGTAGACAAGCTAGTGATCTTCTTAGCAAAGAGAGATGGCATAGACAAGCTTGTCAAGACGTTCCAATATGTCTCCAAGCTTGTCCACTGGCATGTTGAGTCCACTAACCCGAAGATGGCCGAGAGGTTCAAGCTGTGGGAGGTTTCGTCTGGCCTTAGCCGAAAGGCTTTTCGGACTGGAAGGTTTCTCACCGGATTCAATGCAATGAGACGAAGCCCTGGCTCGACGCCAACTCTTCGGTTCTTGGCTATTCTCGCTAATGCTGGTGAGATGGTCTACTTCTTCTTTGACCATTTTCTTTGGTTGTCAAAAATTGGTACTTTAGACCCAATATTGGCTAGAAGGATGAGCTTCATTTCCGCATTTGGTGAGTCATTTgggtacattttcttcattgtATCTGATTTTATCGCTCTAAAGGAAGGGCTTGTGGAAGAGAGGAAGGTTATGAGTTCTGAGGACAAGTCCattgagaagaagaatgaaagCATAAGAAAGATTAGAAGTGACAGAGTGATGAGGCTAATGGCTGTGGCAGCTAATGTTGCAGACTTGCTTATTGCACTTGCTGATATCGAGCCTAATCCATTCTGCAATCACACTGTGACCCTTGGTATCAGTGGATTGGTCTCTGCTTGGTCTGGCTGGTATAGAAATTGGCCCTCATAA
- the LOC126802406 gene encoding uncharacterized protein LOC126802406: MDAQRALLDELMGAARNLTEEERKGYKEITWDSKEVCGAYMVRFCPHDLFVNTRSDLGPCPRIHDSKLKESFENSPRHAAYVPRFEADLFQFCEKLVMDLDRRVKRGRERLSQEVEPPPQPPLSAEKAEQLSIVEEKIKNLLEQAEELGASGKVDEAEALMRKVDVLNVEKTVLALQPPNAQALMVPQEKKMALCEICGSFLVANDALERTQSHVTGKQHIGYGMVRDFIAEYKAAKEKAREEEKSTREKEAEERRKQQEKENESRRRSGSSDRDRYRDRDRYRERDLDRERSREWNDRGGRDGGRGVDWRSRNGRDGGRDRSRNRSRSRSPVRHSHRRSPRSPVRPY, encoded by the exons ATGGATGCGCAGCGAGCTCTCCTCGATGAACTCATGGGCGCAG CTCGGAATTTGACGGAGGAAGAGAGGAAAGGATATAAGGAGATCACTTGGGACTCTAAGGAGGTCTGCGGAGCTTATATGGTTCGGTTTTGCCCTCATGATCTGTTTGTCAACACACGAAGCGATTTAG GGCCGTGTCCGAGAATACATGACTCCAAGCTGAAAGAAAG CTTTGAGAACTCTCCAAGACATGCTGCATATGTGCCGAGGTTTGAGGCTGATCTTTTTCAGTTTTGTGAGAAATTG GTGATGGATTTGGACAGAAGAGTTAAGCGTGGGCGAGAACGCCTTTCTCAGGAGGTGGAACCTCCACCACAACCTCCTCTGTCAGCTGAAAAGGCCGAGCAGTTATCTATTGTGgaggaaaaaataaagaaCTTACTGGAACAAGCAGAGGAACTTGGTGCATCTGGGAAGGTGGATGAAGCTGAAGCATTGATGAGAAAG GTGGATGTGCTTAATGTTGAGAAGACAGTCTTGGCTCTGCAGCCACCCAATGCTCAAGCATTAATGGTTCCACAGGAGAAAAAAATGGCACTTTGTGAGATCTGTGGTTCATTTCTTGTAGCCAATGATGCTTTAGAGAGGACTCAATCTCATGTCACTGGGAAGCAGCATATTGGTTATGGCATGGTTCGGGATTTTATTGCTGAGTATAAG GCAGCTAAGGAGAAAGcaagggaagaagaaaagtcaACTAGGGAGAAAGAAGCAGAAGAACGGAGGAAACAGCAGGAGAAGGAAAATGAGAGTAGAAGGAGAAGTGGTTCAAGTGACAGGGATAGGTATCGTGATCGTGACAGATATAGAGAACGTGACTTGGATCGTGAAAGGTCAAGAGAGTGGAATGATAGAGGTGGTCGAGATGGTGGAAGAGGGGTGGATTGGAGGTCCAGGAATGGAAGAGATGGGGGCAGGGATAGGTCCCGTAATCGAAGCCGGTCACGTTCCCCTGTTAGACATTCCCACAGAAGGTCACCTAGGAGTCCAGTTCGCCCATATTAA